One Mycobacteroides salmoniphilum DNA segment encodes these proteins:
- a CDS encoding YbaB/EbfC family nucleoid-associated protein codes for MQPGGAPDMSALLAQAQQMQQQLMAAQAQIAAAEVTGESGGGLVRITGKGTGEVTSVQIDPKIVDPEDIETLQDLVIGALADLTAKTQELASQRLGPLAGGLGDLGGGLGLPGV; via the coding sequence ATGCAACCCGGAGGCGCCCCGGATATGTCCGCCCTGCTCGCGCAGGCACAGCAGATGCAGCAGCAGCTGATGGCTGCCCAGGCGCAGATCGCGGCGGCCGAGGTCACCGGGGAGTCCGGTGGCGGCCTGGTGCGGATCACCGGCAAGGGCACTGGCGAAGTGACCAGCGTGCAGATTGACCCGAAGATCGTCGATCCCGAAGATATCGAGACGCTGCAGGATCTGGTCATCGGCGCGCTCGCCGATCTGACCGCGAAGACGCAGGAACTCGCGAGCCAGCGGTTGGGCCCGCTCGCCGGCGGCCTCGGTGATCTTGGTGGAGGGCTGGGATTGCCCGGTGTTTGA